The Streptomyces nitrosporeus genome includes a window with the following:
- a CDS encoding Rieske 2Fe-2S domain-containing protein, whose amino-acid sequence MGLSRVRRHAITEGPTPADTAGTPALPYPSGWSALAFSEELRPGTVLTRPLAGRDVVLYRLGTGAVRAVDPYCPHLGAHLGLAKVEGDDLVCPFHLFAFGPDGACVRTGYDTPPPRSPLTRLPVHEVNGAVFVWRHHDGRAPDWFVPEWHEIGHRPARSAAWEFAGNVQEVIENSVDLGHFATLHGWSKAEMGGPVVYGDSAFHVSMRAHESAPLLGDFVVNVEVDGYGLGCLHADVYTARIGLRMCTMVMPTAIAPNRMQFRQRNRIAFDEPSALPAPLARAASRAAARLLDRAVFRSSCEFTAADFPVWHHKEYRQPPRLTHGDGPIGPFRHWARRFYPPPPEAEAGGSGTARTAHGERAAGAGAPLGAAAPSGSGPSPGSGTPSGAGPVLRPSVGR is encoded by the coding sequence GTGGGACTGTCACGCGTTCGCAGGCACGCCATCACCGAGGGACCGACACCGGCCGACACCGCGGGCACGCCCGCGCTGCCGTACCCGAGCGGCTGGTCCGCCCTGGCCTTCTCCGAGGAGTTACGCCCCGGCACGGTGCTCACCCGGCCGCTGGCGGGGCGGGACGTGGTGCTCTACCGGCTCGGTACGGGAGCGGTCCGCGCCGTCGATCCGTACTGTCCGCACCTCGGCGCCCACCTCGGCCTGGCGAAGGTCGAGGGAGACGACCTCGTGTGCCCCTTCCATCTCTTCGCGTTCGGCCCCGACGGCGCCTGCGTGCGTACGGGGTACGACACCCCGCCGCCGCGTTCACCGCTGACCCGGCTGCCGGTGCACGAGGTCAACGGCGCCGTCTTCGTCTGGCGGCACCATGACGGCAGGGCCCCGGACTGGTTCGTCCCCGAGTGGCACGAGATCGGCCACCGGCCCGCCCGGAGCGCCGCCTGGGAGTTCGCGGGCAACGTCCAGGAGGTCATCGAGAACTCCGTCGACCTCGGGCACTTCGCCACCCTGCACGGCTGGTCCAAGGCGGAGATGGGCGGACCGGTGGTGTACGGCGACTCCGCCTTCCACGTGTCGATGCGCGCCCATGAGTCGGCACCGCTGCTGGGTGACTTCGTCGTGAACGTGGAGGTGGACGGTTACGGGCTCGGCTGTCTGCACGCCGATGTGTACACGGCCCGGATCGGTCTGCGGATGTGCACGATGGTGATGCCGACGGCGATCGCGCCCAACCGGATGCAGTTCCGGCAGCGGAACCGCATCGCCTTCGACGAGCCGTCCGCCCTGCCGGCGCCGCTCGCACGGGCGGCGAGCCGGGCCGCGGCCCGGCTCCTGGACCGCGCCGTCTTCCGGTCCAGTTGCGAGTTCACCGCAGCCGACTTCCCGGTCTGGCACCACAAGGAGTACCGGCAGCCGCCCCGGCTCACCCACGGCGACGGCCCGATCGGTCCGTTCCGGCACTGGGCCCGGCGGTTCTACCCGCCCCCGCCGGAAGCGGAGGCTGGGGGCAGCGGGACGGCGCGGACCGCTCACGGCGAACGGGCGGCCGGGGCCGGGGCGCCCCTCGGCGCGGCAGCGCCCTCCGGATCAGGTCCGTCCCCCGGGTCCGGGACACCCTCCGGGGCCGGGCCGGTGCTGCGCCCCTCGGTAGGCCGATGA
- a CDS encoding DUF3105 domain-containing protein, protein MSFDRRTREEQTPGAGRAHDRRNRVAVIAVSAAVVAGLLGFGSYTLLKGPEADAAGEVSTAASRAGDAKQAEPEEAAAAGAVEGERSWDPEKLGRDHVTTPVTYPMRPPVGGDHDPAWLNCDGVVYEKAVPDVHAVHALEHGAVWVTYDDRATDADVRALASKVAGTPYTLMSPYDGQDGAIVLSAWGKQVAVDGADDPRVARFLARYVQGPQTPEPGAPCTGGVDG, encoded by the coding sequence ATGAGTTTCGACCGCAGGACCCGTGAGGAGCAGACGCCCGGTGCAGGCCGTGCGCACGACCGCCGCAACCGTGTCGCCGTCATAGCGGTGAGCGCCGCCGTGGTCGCCGGTCTGCTCGGTTTCGGCTCGTACACGCTGCTGAAGGGACCGGAGGCGGACGCGGCGGGCGAGGTCTCCACGGCGGCCTCCCGGGCGGGCGACGCCAAGCAGGCGGAACCGGAGGAGGCGGCTGCCGCCGGGGCCGTCGAGGGCGAGAGGTCCTGGGACCCGGAGAAGCTGGGCCGTGACCACGTCACCACGCCCGTGACGTATCCGATGAGGCCGCCGGTGGGCGGTGACCACGATCCGGCCTGGCTCAACTGCGACGGCGTCGTATACGAGAAGGCCGTTCCGGACGTCCACGCGGTGCATGCCCTGGAGCACGGTGCGGTGTGGGTGACGTACGACGACCGGGCCACGGACGCCGATGTGCGCGCGCTGGCGTCGAAGGTCGCCGGTACGCCGTACACGCTGATGAGCCCGTACGACGGGCAGGACGGGGCGATCGTGCTGAGCGCCTGGGGCAAGCAGGTCGCCGTCGACGGCGCGGACGACCCCCGGGTGGCTCGGTTCCTCGCACGGTACGTCCAGGGGCCCCAGACCCCGGAGCCCGGCGCGCCGTGCACGGGCGGGGTCGACGGGTGA
- a CDS encoding NAD+ synthase — translation MPQLRLALNQIDSTVGDLAGNSESVVRWTRHAAGQGAHLVAFPEMVLTGYPVEDLALRSSFVEASRQALRALAVRLDDEGFGELPVLVGYLDRSEHAAVRYGQPAGSPRNAAAVLHRGRIALSFAKHHLPNYGVFDEFRYFVPGDSMPVVRVRGVDVALAICEDLWQDGGRVPAARSAGAGLLLSVNASPYERDKDDTRLELVRRRAREAGCTTAYLAMTGGQDELVFDGDSIVVGVDGEVIARAPQFSEGSVIVDLELPAAAGVPPSGVVDDGLRIDHAVLSEEPLAPYAPEFTGGHADRLDDDEELYSALVVGLRAYAAKNGFGTVLVGLSGGIDSALVAAIACDALGAENVYGVSMPSKYSSDHSREDAAELARRTGLSFRTVPIEPMFDAYMGSLGLTGLAEENLQSRLRGTLLMAISNQEGQIVLAPGNKSELAVGYSTLYGDSVGAYGPIKDVYKTSVLRLAKWRNRAAGERGRIPPIPESSITKPPSAELRPDQVDTDSLPDYEVLDRILELYVDRDQGRDAIVAAGFDAELVTRTLRMVDAAEYKRRQYPPGTKISPKGFGKDRRLPVTNRWRESD, via the coding sequence GTGCCTCAACTACGTCTCGCCCTGAATCAGATCGACTCCACCGTCGGTGATCTGGCCGGCAACAGCGAGTCGGTCGTCCGCTGGACACGGCATGCCGCCGGGCAGGGCGCCCACCTGGTGGCGTTCCCCGAGATGGTGCTGACCGGTTATCCCGTCGAGGACCTGGCGCTGCGGTCGTCCTTCGTCGAGGCATCGCGTCAGGCGCTGCGCGCGCTCGCCGTCCGTCTCGACGACGAGGGTTTCGGTGAACTGCCCGTGCTCGTCGGCTACCTCGACCGCTCGGAGCACGCGGCGGTGCGCTACGGGCAGCCCGCGGGCTCTCCGCGCAACGCGGCGGCGGTGCTGCACCGCGGGCGGATCGCCCTGAGCTTCGCCAAGCACCACCTGCCCAACTACGGCGTGTTCGACGAGTTCCGCTACTTCGTGCCGGGCGACTCGATGCCCGTCGTGCGGGTGCGCGGCGTCGATGTGGCGCTGGCGATCTGCGAGGACCTCTGGCAGGACGGCGGCCGGGTCCCGGCCGCCCGGTCCGCCGGGGCCGGTCTGCTGCTGTCGGTCAACGCGTCGCCGTACGAGCGCGACAAGGACGACACCCGGCTGGAGCTGGTCCGCAGGCGTGCGCGGGAGGCCGGCTGCACGACGGCGTACCTGGCGATGACCGGCGGCCAGGACGAACTCGTCTTCGACGGCGACTCGATCGTCGTCGGCGTGGACGGTGAGGTCATCGCCCGCGCGCCGCAGTTCTCCGAGGGCAGCGTGATCGTGGACCTGGAACTCCCCGCCGCGGCCGGCGTGCCGCCTTCCGGGGTCGTCGACGACGGTCTGCGGATCGACCATGCGGTGCTGTCCGAGGAGCCCCTCGCCCCGTACGCGCCGGAGTTCACCGGCGGGCACGCGGACCGGCTCGACGACGACGAGGAGCTGTACTCGGCGCTGGTGGTGGGCCTGAGGGCGTACGCCGCGAAGAACGGTTTCGGCACCGTCCTGGTCGGACTGTCGGGCGGAATCGATTCGGCGCTGGTCGCGGCGATCGCCTGCGACGCGCTGGGCGCGGAGAACGTGTACGGCGTGTCGATGCCGTCGAAGTACTCCTCGGACCACTCCAGAGAGGACGCGGCGGAACTGGCCCGGCGCACCGGGCTGAGCTTCCGCACGGTACCGATCGAGCCGATGTTCGACGCCTACATGGGCTCGCTGGGTCTGACCGGGCTGGCGGAGGAGAACCTGCAGTCACGGCTGCGCGGCACGCTGCTGATGGCCATCTCCAACCAGGAGGGCCAGATCGTCCTCGCTCCGGGCAACAAGTCGGAGCTGGCGGTGGGTTACTCCACGCTGTACGGGGACTCGGTCGGCGCGTACGGGCCGATCAAGGACGTGTACAAGACGTCGGTCCTCCGCCTCGCGAAGTGGCGCAACCGCGCCGCCGGGGAGCGCGGCCGGATTCCGCCGATCCCCGAGTCCTCGATCACCAAGCCGCCGAGCGCGGAACTGCGTCCGGACCAGGTGGACACGGACTCGCTGCCGGACTACGAGGTCCTGGACCGGATCCTGGAGCTGTACGTCGACCGGGACCAGGGGCGGGACGCGATCGTCGCGGCGGGTTTCGACGCGGAGCTGGTGACGAGGACGCTGCGGATGGTGGACGCGGCGGAGTACAAGCGCCGCCAGTACCCGCCGGGCACGAAGATCTCCCCCAAGGGCTTCGGCAAGGACCGCCGCCTGCCGGTCACCAACCGGTGGCGCGAGTCTGACTGA
- a CDS encoding NUDIX hydrolase, with the protein MRWKVYGERPLYANPWVNLWSADVEQPDGHRVDYTIVRLRNLAVAAVVNDRREVLMMWRHRFVTGTWAWELPMGLVEDGETPAEAAAREVLEETGWRVDSLEPLIYAEPANGITDSQHHLFRADGATYTGPPTERNESDRVEWIPLSGVRSMIDRREIVSSGSLVGLLYLLLDEAAP; encoded by the coding sequence GTGCGGTGGAAGGTGTACGGGGAGCGCCCGCTCTACGCGAACCCCTGGGTGAACCTGTGGTCGGCCGACGTCGAGCAGCCGGACGGCCACCGGGTCGACTACACGATCGTCAGGCTCCGGAACCTGGCCGTGGCGGCCGTGGTCAACGACCGCCGGGAAGTCCTCATGATGTGGCGCCACCGCTTCGTCACCGGCACCTGGGCCTGGGAGCTCCCCATGGGCCTGGTCGAGGACGGTGAGACACCGGCCGAGGCCGCCGCCCGGGAGGTGCTGGAGGAGACGGGCTGGCGGGTGGACTCGCTGGAACCGCTGATCTACGCGGAACCGGCGAACGGCATCACCGACTCGCAGCACCACCTCTTCCGTGCCGACGGCGCCACGTACACCGGGCCGCCCACCGAGCGCAACGAGTCGGACCGCGTCGAGTGGATCCCGCTGTCCGGCGTCCGGTCCATGATCGACCGCCGGGAGATCGTGAGCAGCGGTTCGCTGGTGGGCCTGCTGTACCTGCTCCTGGACGAGGCGGCGCCCTGA
- a CDS encoding multicopper oxidase family protein produces the protein MSEMPHRRAVLGAGIAALTASAASSAPATAAPLPKPPAAPAPVRDLRRAADDDPYVLPDGPEVARAEAARGGGPVRSVALTATASRLELGGGLTVPTWSYGDRLPGDPVRITAGDTLELTLANHLPQSTSVHWHGLALRNDMDGVPGLTQRPVEPGAEFTYRFAVTHPGTYWFHPHSGVQLDRGLYAPLVVDDPREPLAYDKEWVVVLDDWLDGVEGSTPDAVLDELTGGRGSIHGTTGHTASAPDEAPPSRLLVGAESDLLGGHAGDVDYPYYLVNGRTEQDPSVFEARPGDRIRLRVVNAGGDTAFRLALGGHRMTVTHSDGFPVGHTETDALLIGMGERYDVLVTAGDGVFPLTALAEGKGASGLAVLRTGAGALPPAGTRPDELTREVLTADRLAPDGSVALTAREPDRTVRFRLSGSMEAYDWTFDGTPYDPAVRSGVRAGERVRLVFANRTRMWHPLHLHGHTFALAATAAGAAPGVRKDTAIVLPGRRLTVDLDADNPGLWMLHCHNLYHAEAGMMTVLGYLR, from the coding sequence ATGTCTGAAATGCCCCATCGTCGCGCCGTACTCGGCGCGGGTATCGCCGCCCTGACGGCGTCGGCCGCCTCCTCCGCGCCCGCCACGGCCGCGCCCCTCCCGAAGCCACCGGCCGCACCTGCCCCCGTCCGGGACCTCCGCCGGGCCGCCGACGACGACCCCTATGTGCTCCCCGACGGCCCGGAGGTCGCCCGGGCCGAGGCCGCGCGGGGCGGCGGCCCGGTACGGAGTGTCGCGCTGACGGCCACCGCGTCCCGTCTCGAACTGGGCGGCGGTCTCACCGTCCCGACCTGGTCCTACGGCGACCGGCTGCCCGGGGACCCGGTCCGGATCACCGCGGGTGACACCCTGGAGCTCACCCTCGCCAACCATCTGCCGCAGTCCACATCGGTGCACTGGCACGGCCTGGCCCTGCGCAACGACATGGACGGGGTGCCGGGACTGACCCAGCGGCCCGTGGAGCCGGGCGCGGAGTTCACCTACCGCTTCGCCGTCACCCACCCGGGCACCTACTGGTTCCACCCGCACTCGGGCGTGCAGCTCGACCGGGGGCTGTACGCGCCGCTGGTCGTGGACGACCCGAGGGAACCGCTCGCCTACGACAAGGAGTGGGTGGTCGTCCTCGACGACTGGCTCGACGGGGTGGAGGGCTCGACCCCCGACGCGGTGCTCGACGAACTGACCGGCGGCCGGGGAAGCATCCACGGCACCACCGGGCACACGGCGTCCGCGCCGGACGAGGCCCCGCCCTCGCGCCTGCTGGTGGGCGCGGAGAGCGATCTCCTCGGCGGGCACGCCGGTGACGTCGACTACCCGTACTACCTGGTCAACGGCCGTACAGAACAGGACCCTTCGGTCTTCGAGGCGCGTCCCGGCGACCGGATCCGGCTACGGGTGGTCAACGCCGGCGGGGACACCGCCTTCCGGCTGGCGCTGGGCGGCCACCGGATGACCGTGACGCACTCCGACGGCTTCCCGGTGGGCCACACCGAGACGGACGCACTGCTGATCGGGATGGGTGAACGGTACGACGTGCTGGTGACGGCCGGGGACGGGGTGTTCCCGCTGACCGCGCTCGCCGAGGGGAAGGGCGCCTCGGGCCTCGCCGTGCTGCGCACGGGGGCGGGCGCGCTGCCGCCGGCCGGCACGCGCCCGGACGAGCTGACCCGCGAGGTGCTCACGGCGGACCGTCTGGCACCGGACGGGTCGGTCGCCCTCACCGCGCGCGAGCCGGACCGGACGGTGCGGTTCCGGCTCAGCGGCTCCATGGAGGCGTACGACTGGACCTTCGACGGCACCCCCTACGATCCGGCGGTGCGCAGCGGCGTCCGGGCCGGGGAACGGGTGCGGCTGGTCTTCGCCAACCGCACCCGGATGTGGCACCCGCTGCATCTGCACGGCCACACGTTCGCGCTGGCGGCCACGGCCGCGGGGGCGGCTCCGGGCGTCCGCAAGGACACCGCGATCGTCCTGCCGGGACGCAGGCTGACGGTCGATCTCGACGCGGACAACCCGGGGTTGTGGATGCTGCACTGCCACAACCTGTACCACGCGGAGGCGGGCATGATGACGGTCCTCGGCTATCTGCGCTGA
- a CDS encoding GNAT family N-acetyltransferase, with amino-acid sequence MLTGESVRLRLMDEDDTEAHWRWKHDPDVMRWMDNGYPMTLAQFRAYKAEFPAASYAQIVFGIETLADERLIGLVRLTTDGPEAGGAELDIYIGEKDCWGKGYGTEATRLMCRYGFDTMRLHRVMLWVADANTAAIRAYRKAGFTEEGRARDTVRDGGVWHDSILMGMLEGELR; translated from the coding sequence TTGCTGACAGGTGAATCGGTGCGGCTCCGGCTGATGGACGAGGACGACACGGAGGCGCACTGGCGCTGGAAGCACGACCCGGACGTCATGCGCTGGATGGACAACGGCTACCCGATGACCCTCGCCCAGTTCCGCGCCTACAAGGCGGAGTTCCCCGCCGCGTCCTACGCGCAGATCGTCTTCGGCATCGAGACCCTCGCGGACGAGCGGCTGATCGGCCTCGTCCGACTGACCACGGACGGGCCCGAGGCCGGGGGCGCCGAACTCGACATCTACATCGGCGAGAAGGACTGCTGGGGCAAGGGCTACGGCACCGAGGCCACCCGCCTCATGTGCCGGTACGGCTTCGACACGATGCGTCTGCACCGCGTCATGCTGTGGGTGGCCGACGCCAACACCGCCGCGATCCGGGCCTACAGGAAGGCCGGCTTCACCGAGGAGGGCCGGGCCCGCGACACCGTCCGCGACGGCGGCGTCTGGCACGACAGCATCCTCATGGGCATGCTGGAGGGCGAACTGCGCTGA
- a CDS encoding 5-formyltetrahydrofolate cyclo-ligase, with product MAASSLDQAKQAVRTQVWDSLTAADAVHDASVHGRIPDFKGAGEAAARLAALPSWQYASVVKAVPDKAQLPVRARALEEGKTVYMAVPKLATPKPFYLLEPAALTVPPAEAADSRTAASIAPAVEVDALRPLDLIILGSVAVNRDGARVGKGAGYSDIEFALLAEAGLVTPKTLVVTTVHALQVTETTVPTSGHDVGVDLIVTPAETIVCPKSQRPSGIHWPDLTPEKIAAIPALAARCSARLMPGKGST from the coding sequence GTGGCAGCCAGCTCTTTGGACCAGGCCAAACAGGCGGTACGCACACAGGTCTGGGACTCCCTGACAGCCGCGGACGCCGTCCACGACGCCTCCGTCCACGGCCGAATCCCGGACTTCAAGGGCGCCGGGGAAGCCGCTGCCCGACTGGCGGCGCTCCCGTCCTGGCAGTACGCGAGTGTCGTCAAGGCCGTACCGGACAAGGCCCAGCTCCCGGTCCGGGCACGGGCGCTGGAGGAGGGCAAGACGGTCTACATGGCTGTACCGAAGCTGGCCACCCCCAAGCCCTTCTACCTCCTTGAACCGGCCGCCCTCACCGTCCCGCCGGCCGAGGCCGCCGACAGCCGCACGGCCGCCTCCATCGCCCCGGCCGTCGAGGTCGACGCACTCCGCCCGCTCGACCTGATCATCCTCGGCAGCGTCGCCGTCAACCGCGACGGCGCCCGCGTCGGGAAAGGCGCCGGCTACTCCGACATCGAGTTCGCCCTTCTCGCCGAGGCCGGCCTGGTGACACCGAAGACCCTCGTCGTCACCACCGTCCACGCACTCCAGGTGACCGAGACGACCGTCCCCACCAGCGGACACGACGTCGGCGTCGACCTCATCGTCACGCCCGCCGAAACCATCGTCTGCCCGAAATCCCAACGACCCTCCGGGATCCACTGGCCCGATCTCACGCCGGAGAAGATCGCCGCCATTCCGGCACTGGCGGCACGGTGCAGCGCCCGCCTGATGCCCGGGAAGGGAAGCACCTGA
- a CDS encoding CBS domain-containing protein, with amino-acid sequence MTTAKDIMSAGAQWIPAHETLDRAAQMMRDHEVGALPVSANGEQDKMVGIITDRDIVVSCVASGHDPSKVTAGELCEGTPRWIDATADVEAVLDEMQSHRIRRLPVIENKRLIGMISEADLALHLSDEQVAGWAERVYSRA; translated from the coding sequence ATGACCACCGCCAAGGACATCATGAGCGCCGGGGCCCAGTGGATCCCGGCCCACGAGACGCTCGACCGCGCCGCCCAGATGATGCGGGACCACGAGGTCGGTGCGCTGCCGGTCTCCGCCAACGGCGAGCAGGACAAGATGGTCGGGATCATCACCGACCGCGACATCGTCGTCAGCTGTGTGGCGTCGGGGCACGATCCGTCGAAGGTGACGGCCGGTGAACTCTGCGAGGGCACCCCGCGCTGGATCGACGCGACCGCCGATGTCGAGGCGGTCCTCGACGAGATGCAGAGCCACCGGATCCGCCGGCTTCCGGTGATCGAGAACAAGAGGCTGATCGGCATGATCAGCGAGGCGGATCTGGCCCTGCACCTCTCCGACGAGCAGGTCGCCGGCTGGGCGGAGAGGGTCTACTCCCGCGCCTGA
- a CDS encoding DUF305 domain-containing protein, protein MSRVREGRVRWAAGGAVLLALLFAGAAAVASGRGGGDAAAPAGTLAVPAAGSADAGFARDMSVHHQQAVEMSFLVRDRTKDEEVRRLAYDIANTQANQRGMMLGWLDLWGLPKTAPAGQEPMAWMPSSGHHTHPGRHTGASSAPRDGALMPGMATRTELRELGAADGVEAEVLFLQLMTDHHLGGVAMAEGCAGLCAVPAEKRLAEGMVRGQRSELDLMADMLAERGAAPRP, encoded by the coding sequence GTGAGCCGGGTGCGCGAGGGGCGCGTGCGGTGGGCGGCCGGCGGTGCGGTGCTGCTCGCCCTGCTGTTCGCCGGGGCGGCGGCGGTCGCTTCGGGGCGGGGCGGCGGGGATGCGGCGGCCCCGGCCGGGACCCTCGCCGTCCCGGCCGCCGGATCGGCGGACGCGGGTTTCGCCCGTGACATGTCCGTCCATCATCAGCAGGCCGTGGAGATGTCCTTCCTCGTGCGGGACCGGACGAAGGACGAGGAGGTGCGGCGGCTCGCGTACGACATCGCGAACACGCAGGCGAACCAGCGGGGCATGATGCTCGGCTGGCTGGACCTGTGGGGGCTGCCCAAGACGGCGCCCGCCGGCCAGGAGCCGATGGCGTGGATGCCGTCCTCCGGCCATCACACGCACCCGGGGCGTCACACGGGCGCCTCGTCCGCCCCGCGCGACGGGGCGCTGATGCCCGGCATGGCGACCAGGACCGAGCTGAGGGAGCTGGGCGCGGCCGACGGCGTGGAGGCCGAGGTCCTCTTCCTCCAGCTGATGACCGACCATCACCTGGGCGGGGTCGCGATGGCCGAGGGGTGCGCCGGACTGTGCGCGGTTCCGGCGGAGAAGCGGCTCGCCGAGGGCATGGTGCGGGGGCAGCGCTCGGAGCTGGACCTGATGGCGGACATGCTCGCCGAGCGGGGCGCGGCGCCCCGGCCGTAG
- the glnA gene encoding type I glutamate--ammonia ligase, whose protein sequence is MDKQQEFVLRTLEERDIRFVRLWFTDVLGYLKSVAVAPAELEQAFDEGIGFDGSAIEGFARVYESDMIAKPDPGTFQILPWRAEAPGTARMFCDILMPDGSPSFADPRYVLKRILAKTSDLGFTFYTHPEIEFFLLKDKPVDGTRPTPADSSGYFDHTPQNVGMDFRRQAITMLESMGISVEFSHHEGAPGQQEIDLRYADALSTADNIMTFRLVMKQVALEQGVQATFMPKPFSEYPGSGMHTHLSLFEGDRNAFYESGAEYQLSKVGRSFIAGLLKHAAEISAVTNQWVNSYKRIWGGSSRSAGAGGEAPSYICWGHNNRSALIRVPMYKPGKTGSSRVEVRSIDSGANPYLTYAVLLAAGLKGIEEGYELPAGADDDVWALSDSERRAMGIEPLPQNLGEAISLMEKSELVAETLGEHVFDFFLRNKKQEWEEYRSEVTAFELKNLLPVL, encoded by the coding sequence ATGGACAAGCAGCAGGAATTCGTCCTCAGGACCCTTGAGGAGCGCGACATCCGTTTCGTACGGCTGTGGTTCACCGACGTGCTCGGTTACCTCAAGTCCGTCGCCGTCGCGCCCGCCGAGCTGGAACAGGCCTTCGACGAGGGCATCGGCTTCGACGGCTCGGCCATCGAGGGCTTCGCCCGCGTATACGAATCGGACATGATCGCCAAGCCGGACCCCGGCACGTTCCAGATCCTGCCCTGGCGCGCGGAGGCACCCGGCACGGCCCGGATGTTCTGCGACATCCTGATGCCGGACGGCTCGCCCTCCTTCGCCGACCCGCGCTACGTACTCAAGCGCATCCTGGCCAAGACCTCGGACCTGGGCTTCACCTTCTACACCCACCCCGAGATCGAGTTCTTCCTGCTGAAGGACAAGCCGGTCGACGGCACCCGCCCCACCCCGGCCGACAGCTCCGGCTACTTCGACCACACCCCGCAGAACGTCGGCATGGACTTCCGCCGCCAGGCGATCACCATGCTCGAATCCATGGGCATCTCGGTCGAGTTCAGCCACCACGAGGGTGCGCCCGGCCAGCAGGAGATCGACCTCCGCTACGCCGACGCGCTGTCCACCGCCGACAACATCATGACCTTCCGGCTGGTCATGAAGCAGGTGGCGCTGGAGCAGGGCGTCCAGGCCACCTTCATGCCGAAGCCGTTCTCGGAGTACCCCGGCTCGGGCATGCACACCCACCTCTCCCTCTTCGAGGGCGACCGCAACGCGTTCTACGAGTCGGGTGCCGAGTACCAGCTCTCCAAGGTCGGCCGGTCCTTCATCGCGGGCCTGCTCAAGCACGCCGCGGAGATCTCCGCCGTGACCAACCAGTGGGTCAACTCCTACAAGCGCATCTGGGGCGGCTCCAGCCGCTCCGCCGGAGCAGGCGGCGAAGCCCCCTCCTACATCTGCTGGGGCCACAACAACCGCTCCGCACTGATCCGCGTCCCGATGTACAAGCCCGGCAAGACCGGCTCCTCCCGCGTCGAGGTCCGCTCCATCGACTCCGGCGCCAACCCCTACCTGACGTACGCGGTACTGCTCGCCGCCGGACTCAAGGGCATCGAGGAGGGCTACGAACTCCCGGCCGGCGCCGACGACGACGTCTGGGCGCTCTCCGACTCCGAGCGCCGCGCCATGGGCATCGAGCCGCTGCCGCAGAACCTGGGCGAGGCGATCTCGCTGATGGAGAAGAGCGAACTGGTCGCGGAGACGCTCGGCGAGCACGTCTTCGACTTCTTCCTGCGAAACAAGAAGCAGGAGTGGGAGGAGTACCGCAGCGAGGTCACCGCCTTCGAGCTGAAGAACCTGCTGCCGGTGCTGTAG